A stretch of Oncorhynchus gorbuscha isolate QuinsamMale2020 ecotype Even-year linkage group LG24, OgorEven_v1.0, whole genome shotgun sequence DNA encodes these proteins:
- the LOC124012180 gene encoding centrobin-like has translation MGDNLNTSVDYSSRLSNGRRHIQDMENVRAHLQNMLRSTPTLETEGGSSVTESPNQSFNSDSTSQLLGGGVGGLEELFPRYSSHLRSDGVFSPEATLLRESLDRERTSRKCERHVLVLQSKALELQQRLALALSADRKKDVMIEQLDKEE, from the exons atgggtgatAATCTCAACACCAGTGTGGACTACAGCAGCAGACTCAGT AATGGCAGGAGACATATCCAGGACATGGAGAATGTCAGAGCTCACCTTCAAAACATGCTGAGAAGCACACCCACATTGGAGACGGAGG GAGGCAGCAGTGTTACAGAGAGTCCCAACCAGTCATTTAACAGTGACAGCACCTCACAGCTACTTGG TGGTGGGGTAGGAGGTTTAGAGGAGTTGTTCCCGCGTTATTCTTCTCATCTGCGTTCTGATGGTGTCTTCTCCCCGGAAGCCACTCTCCTTAGGGAGAGCCTAGACAGGGAGAGGACCAGCCGCAag TGTGAGCGGCACGTGCTGGTTTTGCAGAGTAAGGCTCTGGAGCTGCAGCAAAGATTGGCTCTCGCTTTGTCAGCTGACCGGAAGAAGGACGTCATGATCGAGCAGCTGGATAAG